One Solirubrobacter pauli DNA segment encodes these proteins:
- a CDS encoding NAD-dependent epimerase/dehydratase family protein, with amino-acid sequence MILVTGGAGFIGSHIVDALLERGVEVRVLDMLLAAAHRERPDYLDPRAEFVEADVRDPETIAGALDGVSAVCHQSAMVGLGLDLGDIADYVSHNDLATAQVIRALARKPVPLVLASSMVVYGEGRYRCAEHGVVRPGPRAPEELDAGNFEPPCPVCGRSLTAEAVPEDAPLDPRSVYAATKLAQEHLANAYMRETGAPVTSLRYHNVYGPRMPRDTPYAGVASIFRSSLAAGKAPRVFEDGGQRRDFVHVRDVARANVLALETGTPGAFNVCSGTPRGVGDMAAALARATDGPDPVVTGEWRGGDVRHVFASAEKARTELGFTAEEDFEAGMREFAEAKLRA; translated from the coding sequence GTGATCCTCGTGACCGGCGGGGCCGGCTTCATCGGCTCGCACATCGTCGACGCGCTGCTCGAGCGTGGCGTCGAGGTGCGGGTGCTCGACATGCTCTTGGCGGCCGCGCATCGCGAGCGGCCCGACTACCTGGACCCGCGGGCGGAGTTCGTCGAGGCCGACGTGCGCGACCCGGAGACGATCGCCGGCGCGCTGGACGGCGTCTCCGCCGTCTGCCATCAGTCCGCGATGGTCGGCCTCGGGCTGGACCTCGGCGACATCGCCGACTACGTGTCCCACAACGACCTCGCGACCGCCCAAGTGATCCGTGCGCTGGCCCGCAAACCGGTGCCACTCGTGCTCGCCTCGAGCATGGTCGTCTACGGCGAGGGCCGCTACCGCTGCGCCGAGCACGGCGTCGTGCGGCCCGGTCCGCGCGCGCCGGAGGAGCTGGACGCCGGGAACTTCGAGCCGCCCTGCCCGGTCTGCGGGCGCTCGTTGACGGCCGAGGCGGTCCCCGAGGACGCGCCGCTGGATCCGCGCAGCGTCTACGCCGCGACCAAGCTGGCACAGGAGCACCTGGCGAACGCGTACATGCGCGAGACGGGCGCGCCGGTGACGTCGCTGCGGTACCACAACGTCTACGGGCCACGGATGCCGCGCGACACGCCGTACGCGGGCGTCGCCTCGATCTTCCGGTCGTCGCTGGCCGCCGGCAAGGCGCCGCGCGTCTTCGAGGACGGCGGCCAGCGACGCGACTTCGTGCACGTCCGCGACGTCGCCCGCGCGAACGTCCTCGCCCTCGAGACGGGCACGCCTGGCGCCTTCAACGTCTGCAGCGGCACGCCGCGCGGCGTGGGGGACATGGCTGCGGCGCTCGCCCGCGCGACCGATGGCCCCGACCCGGTGGTCACGGGTGAGTGGCGCGGGGGAGACGTGCGGCACGTGTTCGCCTCCGCCGAGAAGGCCCGCACCGAGCTCGGGTTCACGGCCGAGGAGGACTTCGAGGCCGGCATGCGCGAGTTCGCGGAAGCGAAGCTGCGCGCATGA
- a CDS encoding glycosyltransferase family 2 protein, with translation MPDVILPVLDERDALPWVLERMPAGYTPIVVDNNSTDGSGELAAQLGAQVVRETTPGFGAACFAGLTAATADLVCFMDCDASFDPQELPKVADPVTAGAFDLMLGARKPTARGAWPVHARVANTVLALELRRRSKVKLRDIGPMRAARREALLALGIQDRRFGWPLEMVLRAASAGWRIGEVPVAYHPRDGESKVTGTMKGTVRAVRDMAGVLRE, from the coding sequence GTGCCCGACGTGATCCTCCCGGTCCTCGACGAACGTGACGCCCTGCCGTGGGTGCTGGAGCGGATGCCCGCCGGCTACACGCCGATCGTCGTCGACAACAACTCGACGGACGGATCCGGGGAGCTCGCCGCGCAGCTCGGCGCGCAGGTCGTGCGCGAGACCACGCCCGGCTTCGGCGCCGCCTGCTTCGCCGGGCTCACGGCCGCGACCGCCGACCTCGTGTGCTTCATGGACTGCGACGCGTCGTTCGACCCGCAGGAGCTGCCGAAGGTCGCCGATCCCGTCACCGCGGGCGCGTTCGACCTGATGCTCGGCGCCCGCAAGCCGACCGCCCGCGGCGCCTGGCCGGTCCACGCCCGCGTCGCGAACACGGTGCTCGCGCTCGAGCTGCGCCGGCGCTCGAAGGTCAAGCTGCGCGACATCGGCCCGATGCGGGCGGCCCGCCGCGAAGCGCTGCTCGCGCTCGGCATCCAGGACCGGCGCTTCGGCTGGCCGCTCGAGATGGTCCTGCGCGCGGCGTCGGCCGGGTGGCGGATCGGCGAGGTCCCGGTCGCCTATCACCCGCGCGACGGCGAGTCCAAGGTCACCGGGACGATGAAGGGCACGGTCCGCGCCGTGCGCGACATGGCGGGGGTCTTGCGCGAATGA
- a CDS encoding TIGR04282 family arsenosugar biosynthesis glycosyltransferase, with product MGPALLVIAKEPVPGRVKTRLTPPFTPDQAAALARAALTDTLAAAATARGAARRVIVLDGDPGPWLPPGFEVIAQRGDGLEERLAAAFEDVGDPAFLVGMDTPQVTPALLDRGLRAVAHGGTAFGAALDGGWWCIGLQPGSERVFDGVPMSCDNTGEVQLAHMRAMGMEPAILRPLLDVDTYEDALAVAALAPQSRFAATLADAAIEQEIAA from the coding sequence GTGGGTCCTGCACTTCTCGTGATCGCCAAGGAACCGGTGCCCGGCCGGGTGAAGACGCGTCTCACCCCGCCGTTCACGCCGGACCAGGCCGCCGCGCTCGCACGCGCGGCCTTGACGGACACCCTCGCCGCGGCGGCCACCGCCCGCGGCGCCGCTCGCCGCGTGATCGTGCTCGACGGCGACCCCGGGCCGTGGCTCCCGCCCGGCTTCGAAGTCATCGCCCAGCGCGGAGACGGCCTCGAGGAGCGGCTCGCCGCGGCGTTCGAGGACGTCGGCGACCCCGCGTTCCTCGTCGGCATGGACACGCCGCAGGTGACGCCGGCGCTGCTCGACCGCGGTCTGCGAGCCGTCGCCCACGGCGGCACGGCGTTCGGCGCCGCGCTCGACGGTGGTTGGTGGTGCATCGGCCTGCAGCCCGGTAGCGAGCGCGTGTTCGACGGCGTCCCGATGAGCTGCGACAACACCGGCGAGGTGCAGTTGGCCCACATGCGCGCGATGGGCATGGAGCCGGCGATCCTGCGCCCGCTGCTGGACGTCGACACGTACGAGGACGCGCTCGCGGTGGCGGCCCTCGCGCCGCAGAGCCGCTTCGCCGCGACGCTGGCCGACGCGGCGATCGAGCAGGAGATCGCGGCGTGA
- a CDS encoding class I SAM-dependent methyltransferase — protein sequence MTAIAALPADALYGRLLASAAQHLDGSGPAPRARIRGADGVSAELPLDRWLAPADATDDAILADVQAPVLDMGCGPGRHLARLRELGKHGLGVDLSPVAVAFARERGATAISGSLWDEVPGRYRTILLLDGNIGIGGAPVLLLKRAVELLAPDGVIVVETDAAGVPTRRVRVRIEAPDMVSEWFRWARVGADDAALIAGRAGLRVRDRRELSGRTFVTLGRRP from the coding sequence GTGACGGCGATCGCGGCGCTGCCCGCGGACGCGCTCTACGGGCGGCTGCTGGCCTCCGCCGCACAGCACCTGGACGGCTCCGGGCCGGCGCCACGGGCGCGCATCCGCGGCGCCGACGGGGTCTCCGCGGAGCTGCCGCTGGACCGCTGGCTGGCGCCCGCCGACGCCACCGACGACGCGATCCTCGCCGACGTGCAGGCGCCCGTGCTCGACATGGGCTGCGGCCCCGGACGGCACCTGGCGCGGCTGCGCGAGCTCGGCAAGCACGGGCTGGGCGTCGACCTCTCCCCCGTGGCGGTGGCGTTCGCGCGGGAACGCGGCGCGACCGCGATCAGCGGCTCGCTGTGGGACGAGGTCCCCGGCCGCTACCGGACGATCCTGCTGCTGGACGGCAACATCGGCATCGGCGGCGCGCCGGTGCTGCTGCTCAAGCGGGCGGTCGAGCTGCTGGCGCCGGACGGCGTGATCGTCGTCGAGACGGACGCGGCGGGCGTCCCGACGCGGCGCGTGCGGGTGCGCATCGAGGCGCCGGACATGGTGTCGGAGTGGTTCAGGTGGGCGCGGGTCGGGGCCGATGATGCGGCGCTGATCGCCGGGCGGGCGGGGTTGCGCGTGAGGGACCGGCGGGAGCTGTCCGGACGCACCTTCGTCACGCTCGGGCGGCGCCCGTGA
- a CDS encoding molybdopterin-dependent oxidoreductase, translating into MKAPPGPFQPGFFRSPIRGPWLTGVLGLILLVLTSIVALTGFLSHMAYSPNLPGNAIVPADKDFPLILGWPASPTYLYAVTQGLHTNVGLMVIPFLLAKLWSVIPRLFVWPPATSPAQAVERLSIALLVSSSVFQLATGVANAQYWYPFKFNFVVAHYYGAIVFVASLAIHVIIKLPVVFQARRDREWMKPIREDLDEPTISRRGVIAFAGAGALTLLLGNAGQSLGGPLRKTALFAPRRDSGFPVNKTAKAAGITADMTGPDYQLVLRLGDRVTAFTREDLLALPQHTARLPIACVEGWTTTQEWTGVRLSELAKRAGAPNAQQVLVQSLQKAGVLRRASLGRDQIAADDALLALKVNGADLSLDHGYPARIIVPALPGVHNTKWVAEMTFQA; encoded by the coding sequence GTGAAGGCGCCGCCCGGCCCGTTCCAGCCGGGGTTCTTCCGCTCGCCGATCCGCGGGCCGTGGCTCACCGGCGTCCTCGGGCTGATCCTGCTCGTCCTCACGAGCATCGTCGCGCTGACGGGCTTCCTGAGCCACATGGCGTACTCGCCGAACCTGCCGGGCAACGCGATCGTGCCCGCGGACAAGGACTTCCCGCTCATCCTGGGCTGGCCGGCCTCGCCGACCTACCTCTACGCCGTCACGCAGGGGCTGCACACGAACGTCGGCCTGATGGTCATTCCCTTCCTGCTCGCGAAGCTGTGGTCGGTGATCCCGCGGCTGTTCGTGTGGCCGCCGGCGACGAGCCCCGCGCAGGCGGTCGAGCGGCTCTCGATCGCGCTCCTCGTCTCCAGCAGCGTCTTCCAACTGGCTACGGGCGTCGCCAACGCGCAGTACTGGTACCCGTTCAAGTTCAACTTCGTGGTGGCGCACTACTACGGCGCGATCGTGTTCGTGGCCTCGCTCGCGATCCACGTGATCATCAAGCTGCCGGTCGTCTTCCAGGCGCGCCGGGACCGCGAGTGGATGAAGCCGATCCGCGAGGACCTGGACGAGCCGACGATCTCCCGCCGCGGCGTGATCGCCTTCGCCGGAGCCGGCGCCCTCACCCTGCTGCTCGGCAACGCGGGCCAGTCGCTCGGCGGGCCGCTGCGCAAGACCGCGCTGTTCGCACCCCGCCGCGACAGCGGGTTCCCGGTCAACAAGACGGCGAAGGCGGCCGGCATCACCGCCGACATGACCGGGCCGGACTACCAGCTCGTCCTGCGCCTGGGCGACCGCGTGACCGCCTTCACGCGTGAGGATCTGCTCGCCCTCCCCCAGCACACGGCGCGCCTGCCCATCGCGTGCGTCGAGGGCTGGACCACCACGCAGGAGTGGACCGGCGTGCGCCTGTCCGAGCTGGCGAAGCGGGCCGGCGCCCCGAACGCGCAGCAGGTGCTCGTGCAGTCGTTGCAGAAGGCCGGCGTGCTGCGCCGGGCGTCGCTGGGCCGCGACCAGATCGCCGCCGACGATGCGCTGCTCGCGCTCAAGGTCAACGGCGCGGACCTCTCGCTCGACCACGGCTACCCGGCGCGGATCATCGTCCCCGCGCTGCCCGGCGTGCACAACACCAAGTGGGTCGCGGAGATGACCTTCCAGGCATGA
- a CDS encoding YncE family protein, which yields MRRLAPLLLVLLAGCGSMAEAQLPDPAGPPSANVAEGAPKLATCRDQLATQWLADKAQLAVLCGRERTVDVYDVASGKRVGSTGAGIGPTDLVSDGKDAMYVVDSEGDALLVYRRSPFQLIRRVHIIGGPYAIAFDRERWGLDITLSDKTVVHYKAGWRPVLERTR from the coding sequence ATGCGCCGACTCGCACCGCTACTGCTCGTCCTGCTCGCCGGCTGTGGCTCGATGGCCGAGGCCCAGCTGCCGGACCCCGCCGGTCCGCCGTCGGCGAACGTCGCGGAAGGCGCGCCGAAGCTCGCGACGTGCCGGGATCAGCTCGCCACTCAGTGGCTGGCCGACAAGGCGCAGCTCGCCGTCCTGTGCGGGCGCGAGCGGACCGTCGACGTGTACGACGTGGCCTCCGGCAAGCGCGTCGGCAGCACGGGAGCGGGCATCGGGCCGACCGACCTGGTCAGCGACGGCAAGGACGCGATGTATGTCGTCGACTCCGAGGGCGACGCGCTGCTCGTCTACCGCCGCTCGCCCTTCCAGCTGATCCGTCGCGTCCACATCATCGGCGGACCGTACGCGATCGCGTTCGACCGTGAGCGCTGGGGGCTCGACATCACGCTGTCCGACAAGACGGTCGTGCACTACAAGGCGGGCTGGCGGCCCGTTCTCGAGCGCACGAGGTAG
- a CDS encoding sugar transferase has translation MSTRMMEHGLHRSPDVERAAERLARPRARAALLAKRLLDTVLALVLLVAVLPVLVLVLLMLGFAGEGMIERRTRLGRHGRSVVLTRFQALPGGAVGRWLERAGARELPLLLAVLRGRVSFVGPRMVEPGTGSGHTGPRRLMAPGLIGPAQLRGGDADTALDDAYVEGWSLWRDLQLLAGRGPAAHQSVSKSSS, from the coding sequence ATGTCGACGCGAATGATGGAGCACGGACTGCACCGGTCACCCGATGTCGAGCGGGCCGCTGAGCGGCTTGCGCGGCCGCGTGCCCGCGCAGCGCTCCTCGCCAAGCGCCTGCTGGACACCGTGCTCGCGCTCGTGCTGCTCGTCGCGGTCCTGCCGGTGCTCGTTCTCGTGCTGCTGATGCTCGGGTTCGCGGGGGAGGGCATGATCGAGCGGCGGACGCGGCTCGGGCGGCACGGTCGCTCGGTCGTGCTGACGCGCTTCCAGGCGCTGCCGGGCGGCGCGGTCGGGCGCTGGCTGGAGCGGGCGGGCGCGCGTGAGCTGCCGCTGCTGCTGGCGGTCCTGCGCGGCCGCGTCTCGTTCGTCGGGCCGCGGATGGTGGAGCCGGGCACGGGGTCCGGGCACACCGGCCCGCGGCGGCTGATGGCGCCGGGGCTGATCGGGCCCGCGCAGCTGCGAGGCGGAGACGCCGACACCGCGCTCGACGACGCGTACGTCGAAGGTTGGTCGCTGTGGCGTGATCTGCAGCTGCTCGCCGGGCGCGGGCCCGCCGCTCACCAGAGCGTGTCGAAGAGCAGCTCGTAG
- a CDS encoding cysteine dioxygenase, producing the protein MTEPELEVLVRELAEDRSQWEHLVRHSREQREYVELHRDDDVAVWLICWMDEHDTGFHDHDLSGGAVAVAEGAVAEDRLALGGPPVTRVAKAGESFHFTASDIHRVRHCGSEPAVTIHAYSPPLWRMGAYEILPGGELRRHSLSYAEELRPLS; encoded by the coding sequence GTGACGGAACCGGAGCTGGAAGTGCTCGTGCGCGAGCTGGCCGAGGATCGCTCGCAGTGGGAGCACCTCGTCCGCCACTCGCGTGAGCAGCGCGAGTACGTGGAGCTGCACCGCGACGACGACGTCGCCGTGTGGCTGATCTGCTGGATGGACGAGCACGACACCGGCTTCCACGACCACGACCTGTCAGGCGGCGCGGTCGCCGTGGCGGAGGGCGCGGTCGCGGAGGACCGCCTCGCACTCGGCGGTCCGCCGGTGACGCGCGTCGCCAAAGCGGGCGAGTCGTTCCACTTCACGGCGTCGGACATCCACCGGGTCCGCCATTGCGGCAGTGAGCCGGCGGTCACCATTCACGCCTATTCGCCGCCCCTGTGGCGGATGGGCGCCTACGAGATCCTCCCGGGCGGCGAGCTGCGGCGGCATTCCCTGTCGTACGCGGAAGAGCTGCGCCCGCTCTCGTAG